A single Lolium perenne isolate Kyuss_39 chromosome 6, Kyuss_2.0, whole genome shotgun sequence DNA region contains:
- the LOC127306749 gene encoding cytochrome P450 86A2-like, whose product MEVGTWAVVVAALAAYMAWFWRMSRGLRGPRVWPVLGSLPGLVQHAEDMHEWIAANLRRSGGTYQTCIFAVPGVARRGGLVTVTCDPRNLEHVLKSRFDNYPKGPFWHGVFLDLLGDGIFNSDGDTWVAQRKTAALEFTTRTLRTAMSRWVSRSIHGRLLPILADAVASKAHVDLQDLLLRLTFDNICGLAFGKDPETLAEGLPENEFASAFDRATEATLNRFIFPECLWRCKKWLGLGMETTLTRSMAHVDQYLAAVIKTRKLELADAAATHDDLLSRFMRKGSYSDESLQHVALNFILAGRDTSSVALSWFFWLVSTHPASERRIVAELCAVLAASRGAHDPALWLADPFTFEELDRLVYLKAALSETLRLYPSVPEDSKHVVADDYLPDGTFVPAGSSITYSIYSAGRMKTVWGEDCLEFRPERWLSEDGTKFVQHDSYRFVAFNAGPRVCLGKDLAYLQMKNIAGSVLLRHRLAVAPGHRVEQKMSLTLFMKDGLRMEVCPRDLAPFLDEPCGVEAAAAVAAAAASATAPCA is encoded by the coding sequence ATGGAGGTGGGGACgtgggcggtggtggtggcggcgctggCCGCGTACATGGCGTGGTTCTGGCGGATGTCGCGGGGGCTGCGCGGCCCGCGGGTGTGGCCGGTGCTCGGCAGCCTGCCGGGCCTCGTGCAGCACGCCGAGGACATGCACGAGTGGATCGCCGCCAACCTGCGCCGCTCTGGGGGCACCTACCAGACCTGCATCTTCGCGGTGCCCGGCGTCGCGCGCCGCGGCGGGCTGGTCACCGTCACCTGCGACCCGCGCAACCTGGAGCACGTCCTCAAGTCCCGCTTCGACAACTACCCCAAGGGCCCCTTCTGGCACGGCGTCTTCCTCGACCTCCTCGGCGACGGCATCTTCAATTCCGACGGCGACACCTGGGTCGCGCAGCGCAAGACCGCCGCGCTCGAGTTCACCACGCGCACGCTGCGCACAGCCATGTCCCGCTGGGTCTCCCGCTCCATCCACGGCAGGCTCCTCCCCATCCTCGCCGACGCCGTGGCTTCCAAGGCGCACGTCGACCTGCAGGACCTCCTCCTCCGGCTCACCTTCGACAACATCTGCGGCCTCGCCTTCGGGAAGGACCCGGAGACGCTCGCCGAGGGCCTCCCCGAGAACGAGTTCGCCTCCGCGTTCGACCGCGCCACGGAGGCCACCCTGAACCGCTTCATCTTCCCCGAGTGCCTGTGGCGGTGCAAGAAGTGGCTGGGCCTCGGCATGGAGACCACGCTCACCCGCAGCATGGCGCACGTCGACCAGTACCTCGCCGCCGTCATCAAGACGCGCAAGCTcgagctcgccgacgccgccgccacGCACGACGACCTGCTCTCCCGCTTCATGCGCAAGGGCTCCTACTCGGACGAGTCGCTGCAGCACGTCGCCCTCAACTTCATCCTCGCCGGCCGCGACACCTCTTCCGTGGCCCTCTCCTGGTTCTTCTGGCTCGTGTCCACGCACCCGGCCTCGGAGCGCCGGATCGTTGCCGAGCTCTGCGCCGTGCTCGCCGCGTCCCGCGGCGCCCACGACCCGGCATTGTGGCTGGCGGATCCCTTCACGTTCGAGGAGCTCGACCGCCTCGTCTACCTCAAGGCGGCGCTCTCGGAGACGCTCCGCCTCTACCCGTCCGTGCCCGAGGACTCCAAGCACGTCGTCGCCGACGACTACCTCCCCGACGGCACCTTTGTGCCGGCCGGGTCGTCCATCACCTACTCCATATACTCCGCGGGGCGCATGAAGACGGTGTGGGGCGAGGACTGCCTCGAGTTCCGGCCGGAGCGGTGGCTGTCGGAGGACGGGACCAAGTTCGTGCAGCATGACTCGTACAGGTTCGTCGCGTTCAACGCCGGGCCGAGGGTGTGCCTCGGCAAGGACCTGGCCTACCTGCAGATGAAGAACATCGCCGGGAGCGTGCTCCTCCGGCACCGCCTCGCCGTCGCGCCGGGACACCGCGTCGAGCAGAAGATGTCGCTCACGCTCTTCATGAAGGACGGGCTACGGATGGAGGTATGTCCGCGCGACCTAGCACCATTCCTCGACGAGCCCTGCGGCGTggaagccgccgccgccgtggcagcagcagcagcgagtGCCACAGCGCCGTGCGCGTAG